TCGAGATCATCGACCGCGGGCCGGGGATCCCGCTCGAGGATCGAGCCCGGCTCTTCCAGCGCTTCACCCAGCTCGACGCGACCGACGCGCGCGCCAAGGGAGGCAGCGGGCTCGGTCTCGCCATCTCCAAGGCGCTGGTCGACGCGCACGACGGCGAGGTCGGCGTGGCGTGTCCGCCCGACGGCGGCTGCGTCTTCTGGTTCGAGCTTCCGTCGGTGTGAGCCCACGGGCTGTGGGGTGGGCCCGACGCCCCGAGCTGTCACCGGCCCAGGACGCGGCGGCCGGGCTCATGGCATGGGGACTGCTCTACCTCGCCCGATGCCGACCGGATCACCGCAGCTTGTGCTTGCGCAGCATGTCCCAGAGATGCGACCGGTCCATCGCGCAGTCCCGCGAGGCCTGCGAGACGTTGCCGTCGGCGCGCTCGAGGATGTGCGGGAGGTAGAGCGCCTCGAATTGCTGGAGCACGTTGGCGCGCGCCTCCTTGTAGGGGAGGTCGAGCACCGCGTTGACGGGGATGCTCGGTCCACCGGCCGCCACGCCCGGGTCGCCGCCCTGGGAGAGCCCCGCCTCGAGCTCGGGCGTCTCGCCCATCGCGACCGTGGCCTCGACGTAGTTGCGGAGCTCCCGCACGTTGCCCGGCCAGTGATGGCGCTGCAGCCCGGCCATCACGGCGGGGGGCACCACCTCGCCCATGGGCGCGGTCTCTCCCGCCTCGCGGAGGAAGTGCTCGATCAGGATCGGGATGTCCTCGGGGCGCTCGCGCAGCGAGGGCACGGCGAAGCGCACCACGGCGAGGCGGTAGTAGAGGTCGAGGCGGAAGGTGCCGGCGTTGACCTCGGCCCGCAGGTCGCGGTTGGTGGCGGAGACCACGCGCACGTCGACCTCGATCTCGTCGCGTCCGCCGAGGCGGCGGAAGCGCCTCCGCTCGAGCACGCCCAGGAGGTTCGGCTGGAGCTGCTCGGGGAGCTCGCCGATCTCGTCGAGGAAGATGGTGCCGCCGTCCGCGCGCTCGAAGGCGCCCTGGTGGCGGCGATCGGCGCCGGTGAACGCGCCCTTCTCGTGACCGAAGAGCTCGCTCGCCACCAGCGTGGGCGTCAGGGACGCGCAGTCGACGACCACGAACGGGCCGTCCGCGCGCTTGCTGTGCTCGTGCACGGCGCGGGCGAAGAGCTCCTTGCCGGTGCCCGACTCACCCACGAGCAGGCACGGCACGTCGCTGGCCGCGGCCTTGCGGACGCGAGCGAAGAGCTTGCGCATGGAGGGGTTGGTCCCCTTGAGCGCGCCCAGCTCCTCTTCGAGCGCGATCTCGACCGAGACGCGGGTGCCGTCCTCGACGCGGATCGCGGTGCGCCCGACGCGCAGCTCGGTGCCGGGCGGCACGACCGCGCGCTCGATGCGCGCTTGCCCGAGGAAGGTGCCGTTCGTCGAGCCGTTGTCCTGGACGAGGATCCCGTCCTCGCGGCGGGTCAGCTCGACGTGGAAGCGCGAGACGGTGGGGTCCTCGGAGAGCCGCAGGTCGTTCCCCTCGGCGCTGCCGATGTGGAGCCCCTCGTCCTCGATCTCGACGGTCTCACCCGCCTGGGCGCCGTCGACCACCACGACGCGCAGCGCCTGAAGGGGGCGAACCGATTCCTCCGGGTAGGGGAGGGTCTTCTTTCCAGCAGACACGTGGCGTTTTGCTCCGCGGCGAACGATACGGGGCGCGTGAGCATTGTTCAATCGATCAACGGAGGGTCCCGTGGCTGAGGCAGAGAAGCCCGCGTTCCCGCTCCGGATGAAGCTGGGGCTGCTCGCGGCGGTGCTCGCGACGACGCCGCTCCCCGTGGTGGGCTTCGTGCTCATCGGCGTCGCGCAGGGCGCCATCGAGCACCAGAGCCGCGAGCTGCAGCTCGCGGTGGCGGACGACGTGGCCGGGGCCATCGCCGCGCAGCTCGACGCGGCGCAGGACGGATTGGAGACGGTCGGGCGGCTGCTCACGAGCGACGACCTGCCCGAGGCCCAGGCGATCGCGGCCGCGCTCCGCACGGTGGAGGGGGAGGCGACGCTCGACCACGTCGCGATCTACGCCGCCGACGGCGCGCTGATCGACGTGGTCCGCGAGCGCGGCGCGCCGCAGCTCGAGACGCCGGCCCGGATGGACGCGTCGCTGCTCGACCGCGCGACCGAGCGAGGCGCGGCGCTCGGGGAGGCGATGCCGGGCGAGGTGGCGCCCCGCGTGCCCGTCGCGGTGCCGCTTCGCCCCAGCCCCGCCGCCGCGCCGACGGGCTTCGCGGTGTCCTTCGTCTCGCTCGAGGGCCTCCAGCGCCGGGTCGAGCGCCTCGCGGAGCATCGCTTCGGCCAGACCGAGCGCGCGGTGATGGTCGTCGACGCGTCGGCCTTCGTGCTCGCCCACGCCGATGGCCCGGTCGCGCCCCGGCAGCGCCTCGAGGGCCACCCGCTCCTGACGACCTTGCAGGGGGCGCGCTTCGACTCGGAGTTCGCGCACCAGCGGGTCTACGACGCGGACGAGGAGCGGCTCGGCACGCTGGTCAGCGTCCCGTCACGCCGCTGGGGCGTCATCGTGCAGGTCCCCACGCGCGTCGCCTTCGCGTCCATCCGGAAGATGCGCTGGGTGGTCGGCGCGACCGCCGTCGCGGTGGTGCTCCTCGCGCTGCTCGTCGGCCTCTGGACCGCGCGGACGCTCACCGCGCCCATCGCGTCGCTCGTGGAGCTCGCCCGCAAGCTCGGTCGGCGGGAGCTCGGCGCGACGGTGCGGATCTGGACCAACGACGAGCTGCGCGTGCT
This portion of the Sandaracinaceae bacterium genome encodes:
- a CDS encoding sigma 54-interacting transcriptional regulator, with the protein product MSAGKKTLPYPEESVRPLQALRVVVVDGAQAGETVEIEDEGLHIGSAEGNDLRLSEDPTVSRFHVELTRREDGILVQDNGSTNGTFLGQARIERAVVPPGTELRVGRTAIRVEDGTRVSVEIALEEELGALKGTNPSMRKLFARVRKAAASDVPCLLVGESGTGKELFARAVHEHSKRADGPFVVVDCASLTPTLVASELFGHEKGAFTGADRRHQGAFERADGGTIFLDEIGELPEQLQPNLLGVLERRRFRRLGGRDEIEVDVRVVSATNRDLRAEVNAGTFRLDLYYRLAVVRFAVPSLRERPEDIPILIEHFLREAGETAPMGEVVPPAVMAGLQRHHWPGNVRELRNYVEATVAMGETPELEAGLSQGGDPGVAAGGPSIPVNAVLDLPYKEARANVLQQFEALYLPHILERADGNVSQASRDCAMDRSHLWDMLRKHKLR
- a CDS encoding adenylate/guanylate cyclase domain-containing protein gives rise to the protein MAEAEKPAFPLRMKLGLLAAVLATTPLPVVGFVLIGVAQGAIEHQSRELQLAVADDVAGAIAAQLDAAQDGLETVGRLLTSDDLPEAQAIAAALRTVEGEATLDHVAIYAADGALIDVVRERGAPQLETPARMDASLLDRATERGAALGEAMPGEVAPRVPVAVPLRPSPAAAPTGFAVSFVSLEGLQRRVERLAEHRFGQTERAVMVVDASAFVLAHADGPVAPRQRLEGHPLLTTLQGARFDSEFAHQRVYDADEERLGTLVSVPSRRWGVIVQVPTRVAFASIRKMRWVVGATAVAVVLLALLVGLWTARTLTAPIASLVELARKLGRRELGATVRIWTNDELRVLGDAMSQASTDLASSEARIRHEEAIRGDLGRYLPREIVERVVDREQDMALGGARREITVLFADVVSFTPLTESHKPEDVVTILNELFTILTEIVFRHGGTVDKFVGDAVMAIWNAPSDQSDHAERALAAAEDMMRWLETGNATWQERFGVKVQLAIGVHTGEAVVGNIGSETRMTYTAIGDVVNVAARLEAIARPQQILVSAATKAAAGEQFEYIDAGERELSGRRGTVHLYEVHA